A genomic region of Thermodesulfobium narugense DSM 14796 contains the following coding sequences:
- the prmC gene encoding peptide chain release factor N(5)-glutamine methyltransferase, whose translation MIRKFKKKKTVNLKQFARDISDQLKNKTDNPFLESKIILSHFLEIDIKDLYLFDNIEIDMDKINSIYEAIELRLKNKPLEYIIGYKPFRLLKLKVNEDVLIPRNETEEIIDIIKKFFPRAKTFLDIGTGSGAIALSLVREIENSFCVATDISERALMVAKENAKENNLENKVSFELADLFPLEKKMFDVIVSNPPYIDISNTKLSLISKEIYFEPKIALFAENKGLYFYEKILSKAKDFLLFDGGLVFEVGFNQAKEVVEIGEANNFSCFSLKDLYGVERFVVCRAKMIK comes from the coding sequence ATGATTAGAAAATTTAAAAAGAAAAAAACAGTTAATTTAAAACAATTCGCAAGAGATATTTCAGACCAATTAAAAAATAAGACTGATAATCCCTTTTTGGAATCTAAAATTATTTTATCACATTTTTTAGAAATTGATATAAAAGATTTGTATTTATTTGACAACATAGAAATTGATATGGATAAGATAAATTCAATTTATGAGGCAATTGAATTAAGGTTAAAAAATAAACCACTTGAATATATAATTGGATATAAACCCTTTAGACTTTTAAAATTAAAAGTAAATGAAGATGTATTAATACCAAGAAATGAAACGGAAGAAATAATTGATATAATAAAAAAGTTCTTTCCTCGAGCGAAAACTTTTTTAGATATTGGAACTGGTTCAGGTGCAATTGCATTATCATTAGTAAGAGAAATTGAGAATTCTTTTTGCGTTGCAACTGATATATCTGAGAGAGCTCTAATGGTTGCCAAAGAAAACGCAAAGGAAAATAATTTGGAAAATAAAGTTTCTTTTGAGCTTGCTGATCTTTTTCCTTTAGAAAAGAAAATGTTTGACGTTATTGTTTCTAATCCTCCATATATTGACATTAGCAATACAAAGCTTTCATTAATTAGTAAGGAGATTTATTTTGAACCAAAAATTGCACTTTTTGCAGAAAATAAAGGTTTATACTTTTATGAAAAAATCTTATCAAAAGCTAAGGATTTTCTTCTTTTTGATGGTGGTTTAGTATTTGAAGTGGGTTTCAATCAAGCAAAGGAAGTTGTTGAAATAGGAGAAGCCAACAACTTTAGTTGCTTTAGTTTAAAAGATTTGTATGGAGTTGAGCGCTTTGTTGTATGTAGAGCTAAAATGATAAAATAG
- a CDS encoding GntR family transcriptional regulator — protein sequence MPKSYKRRKHLLSDEAYEKLKKHIFLGKIKVGELETERGLAERFNMSRTPIREAILKLEKEGLVTVIPREGILIGSLNRFDLKEIFEIRRLLESFSAEKLARVKSDIDFSKLEKIIINARKRISKKNYVGFVDLDREFHSTIAELTKNRYVVRFLEDIRDVMNLSGIKALTKSWDYEQVLREHTEILDAMKKKDPSSAKKAMDKHLLNTFKAMIRILPKIED from the coding sequence ATGCCAAAGAGCTATAAAAGAAGAAAACATCTTCTTTCCGATGAAGCTTACGAAAAATTAAAAAAACATATATTTCTTGGAAAAATAAAAGTAGGAGAATTAGAAACAGAAAGAGGACTCGCTGAAAGATTTAATATGAGCAGAACTCCTATTAGAGAAGCTATTTTGAAATTAGAAAAAGAAGGACTGGTAACTGTAATTCCTAGAGAAGGCATATTAATTGGCAGTTTAAACAGGTTTGATTTGAAAGAAATTTTTGAAATAAGAAGACTTTTAGAAAGCTTCTCAGCAGAAAAATTAGCAAGAGTAAAGTCAGATATAGATTTTTCCAAACTTGAAAAAATAATAATTAATGCAAGAAAAAGAATATCCAAGAAAAATTATGTAGGTTTCGTAGATCTAGATAGAGAATTTCACAGCACTATTGCAGAACTAACCAAAAATAGATATGTAGTAAGATTTTTAGAAGATATCAGAGACGTTATGAACTTATCCGGAATAAAAGCTTTAACAAAATCATGGGACTACGAACAAGTTTTGCGAGAACATACGGAAATATTAGACGCTATGAAGAAAAAAGATCCATCTTCCGCAAAGAAAGCTATGGACAAACACTTGCTAAATACCTTTAAGGCTATGATCAGGATATTACCAAAAATAGAAGACTAA
- a CDS encoding NUDIX hydrolase, with translation MDRRKYPFPILAVSGLLIRDNKILLVKRKSPPSIGRWSLPGGVVEKGEKLNDAIKREFFEETSLSVEVVKLLTVYEKIDLQEDKIGYHYVILLFLLSLKGGSLKANDDAQEACFFSKNEILKLNLTDGLIDVLNSALEKI, from the coding sequence ATGGATAGAAGAAAATATCCATTTCCTATTCTTGCTGTTAGCGGTCTATTGATAAGAGATAATAAGATACTTCTGGTAAAAAGAAAGAGCCCTCCCTCGATTGGACGTTGGTCTTTGCCAGGTGGGGTCGTAGAAAAGGGTGAAAAGTTAAACGACGCTATAAAAAGAGAATTTTTCGAAGAAACATCTCTTAGTGTTGAAGTTGTTAAATTACTGACGGTTTATGAAAAAATTGATCTTCAAGAAGATAAAATAGGTTATCATTATGTAATATTATTGTTCTTATTAAGCCTTAAAGGTGGATCTTTAAAGGCGAATGACGATGCTCAGGAAGCGTGTTTTTTCTCAAAAAATGAGATACTAAAGCTTAATTTGACTGATGGTTTAATAGATGTATTGAACAGCGCTCTTGAAAAGATTTAG